TCTAATGGAGTCACTACAAATTCTGGATCAATAATTCTCGCCGCTTCTGTAGAAATACCAGAAAGTAATACGTCTGTACCCGCGACTAATAAGTTCGCTGTAAATCCGGCACCTGCACCCGCGAAACCTGCTGCAAGACCAGCAAGTGGGTGACGACCTACTTTATAGAACACGAGCGCAGCGAGTGGTGGAATGATAACTGCGGAAGCATCTGACGCAATGTTCCCCATAATACCAACAAACACAACTGTATACGTAAGTATAAATGGTGGTGCTTTAAGTAATGTTTTTCTAATTACATAATCAAAAAATCCGACTTTTTCTACAAGTCCGACACCGAGCATCATCGCTAAAACAAGACCAAGTGGTGCGAATCCTGTAAAGTTCGTCACTGTCTCAGTTAATATAAATTCAATACCCTCACGTGACAGTAAACTTTTAACTTCAACAACTTCACCTGTTGAAGGGTGTACTGTTGATGCACCAAGACTTGTTGCAATAACTGATATAACAACTATTAAGACTGCAAATATTAAAAATAGTACAAAGGGATCCGGTAAACGTGATCCAATTTTTTCAATCACGTCTAACGTTCTTTGAAATAGACTTTTCTTCGTGTTTTCCATGGAATACACCTCCACTTATAGTTATAGTAATCATAAAATATTTTTAGCCTATAAAGCAATCGTTTTCAAAATAAAACAGAAAAAAATACCCTCGCTGTAACCTCTAGTACAGTGAGGGTGTTAAGATTAAGCTTCTTCTTTAATGAAAGGAAGTAATCCCATGTGACGTGCACGTTTAATTGCAGTTGTTAACTGACGTTGATACTTCGCTGAAGTACCTGTAACACGTCTTGGTAAAATTTTACCACGTTCTGAAATGAATTTTTTCAGAAGATCTACTTCTTTATAGTCGATGTGCGTAATTCCGTTTGCAGTAAAGTAGCAAACTTTTCTACGACGACGACCGCCTCTTCTTGGACCTGCCATAGTAATCCTCCTCTTGATTATAGATTCACTATCGATGTGTGTGATCGATATTCGTATCTATAACTACATATTCAAAACGTGTATAGTAGTGTGTTTTTATGTGCTTTACTATTATATAGTGTTTAATTTTTAATGTCAATTTTCTTTTACGCGGATAAATAGCATCATTACAAAACTAATTGTAATAATGGAAATCACCCACATCCAAGCGAGTGTCATGTTACCAGATTGAATCGCTGAGTATACTGCTGTAGGTAACGTTTGTGTTTTACCAGGGATATTACCTGCAAACATTAACGTCGCTCCGAATTCACCGAGTGCACGTGCGAAACTTAACATCGCACCTGTAATGAGTAAATTTTTTGACAGCGGGATAATTATTTTAAAAAATATACGTGCTTCTGAATTCCCATCAACACGTGCCGCTTCAATAATATGTTGGTCGATTGATAAAAAACCATTTTTCGCCGATTGATACATTAAAGGGAATGCAACAACCGTACTCGCGATAATTGCTGCATATATCGTAAAGAGTACTCCGTGATCAAAAATCATATGTATCAGCTGACCGATATACGACTTTTTACCAAATACGATAATGAGTATAAATCCAACTACTGTTGGTGGAAGTACAATTGGCAACATGAGTATCGTTTCTAAAACGACTTTACCTTTAAATTGATACTTCGTCATGAGACGCGCTGCAAGTACACCAAATATAAATGCAAGTATAAGTGCAACTGACGCCACTTTTAGCGATAAAATTACCGGGGTCCAAAAGGCCATATCAGTAATATTCATATAAACCCTACTCTACAGTAAAACCGTACTTTTTAAAGATATCTAATACAGCGTCACTATTTAAGAAATCATAAAATTCCTTTACTGATTCAGACTCACTTAGTGTCCCAATCGGATAAATGATCGGTTTATGTGTGTCGCTACCAAATTCATCGACGATATCGACTTTGTCTTTTTCAGTTTCAGCATCTGTTTCATAAACAACCCCAGCGTCTACTTCACCTTGAGCAACGTAAGTGAGTACTGCACGTACATCACTTGCATATATAAATTTACTCTCTAATTCATCAAACAAATTAAGAGATGTGAACGCTTCTTTTGCATACTTTCCTGCTGGTACTGTTTCTACCTCACCAATTGCGATTTGTGATACGTATTTTAAATCATCAATTGAATTTACAGTACCGTCTTCAGGACGAATTAAAACGAGTTTGTTTTCAAGGTAATCTTTCTTTTCAAAAATTAACCCTTCGTCATCGACTTGTTTAAAATCATCTTGTGACGCTGAAATAAATAGATCAACTGGTGCACCTTTTAAAATCTGTTCACGTAACGCGCCTGAACCACCATAGTTGACATCGATTTTTACGTCACTTTCTTTGTTGTACTCTTCGATTACTTCATTTAGCGCATCTTGTAAACTTGCTGCTGCAGATACTGTAATCGTTTCTGCTTTTGTCTCTTTTTTACTTTCTTGTTTTGAATCATTACTACAAGCAGTTAATACTAATACAAAAATAAGTGAGATTAAGAATAGTATTCTTTTCATTTAAATAATATACCCATACTCAGAGAATACATCTAAACTATCGTTTGATAATAGGTAACTATAAACAGTTCGTGTGCTACTCTCGAGCTCTTCCTTTTTTATAATTCCTACTTTGTAGATATACGGTTCAACAATGTTACGTGGTAATCGTTTCAGGACATGATAATCTTCATCTGTTTCAACTTCTGATAGATATAAGACTCCAACAGATGCATTGTTATTTGCAATGTCTTGTTTTACATCGTCTACACTATCGCCGAGAATTAGATTGTCTGTCGTGCTTACATCTTTAAATTCATCGTCTTCAAATACTTTTTTGCTCAACTCACCCTCTTCATAAAGCTCAGGGTTTAAGATAGCAATACGCGTATCTTCATCGATATCTGATGTCTTTTGAATATCTGGTGAATCTACTTTTGTAAATAATACAAGCTCATCCATCATGCCAACACCAGTGTCTTTATGTTCGATTAATTTTTCATCAATCATTTCATTTACAATATCTTCTGTTGTAAATACAATTGCATTTTTATCATTATTGATTGTTTCATCAATCATTTCATCATTTTTTAAATATTTAACGTCGAGAATGATGTCTTCATGACTTTCTTGGAAGTTTTTCGCAATTTCCTCAAATGGTTCTTGTAAGTTTTCACGTACATATATCGTTACAACTTCTGGTTCTATCGTTTTTACTTTTTCTTCTTCTTTTTCTTCTACCGTTTTGTCTTTACTCGGCGGCTCCTCTTTATTTGAAGATGAATTATTTTGACATGCGACCAATACAAATGTCACCGACATAAGTACAAATAGTATGATCGACTGTCTTTTATTTATAAAACTCATAACTAAACTCCTTAAAAAATAGCATTAAACACACTATATAAATATTTTAAAATAACTTATGTAAAAAAATAAACCGAGACGATTGTCTCGGTTTGCACACACCGAAATCCACACATTGATTTCAGTTTTAACACTACTAATACACATACAATTCGTAGTTATAAAATTAAATTCTCTATGTTAGAACGGTAAATCGTCTTCACTAATGTCTACGTTTCCTGTAGAATTCGCAAATGGATTCTCAGGTGGACGTGAACCGTAAGATTGATTTCCGCTGTTATACGGCTCAGAATAACTTTCTGCCGCATGACTTGCCTGATTACTGCTGTTTTGTCGATTTTTCGGTTCTAAGAACTGAACACTGTCACATACTACTTCTGTAACATATACTCTTTGGCCTTCTTTGTTTTCGTAGCTACGTGATTGGAGTCTTCCATCAACGCCTACTAAACTACCTTTTTGAACGTAGTTTTTAACGTTTTCTGCTTGTTTTCTAAATACAACACAGTTGATAAAGTCAGCACCACGTTCTCCGTTTCTGTCAGTAAATGGTCTGTTGACTGCTAAGGTAAAGTTACCTACTTGTACACCACTTTGACCAGCGCGGAGTTCAGGATCTCTTGTGAGACGGCCAACTAAAACGACACGATTCAGCATGTAATCATCTCCATTTTCTATTCATTACTTTTCTTCGCGTTCTTCGTCGCGAACTACGATGTGACGAATGATGTCGTTGCTGATTTTAGCAAGACGGTCAAACTCGTCAACTGCTTTTGAATCTTCTGCATCTAATTTAATAATTTGGTATAAACCGTCTTTGTAGTCTTCGATTTCGTAAGCTAAACGACGTTTACCCCACTCTTTAGATTCGATGATTTCAGCACCGTTAGAAGTAAGCACTTCGTCAAAACACTCAACGAGTTGTTTTACTGCATCTTCTTCTAAATCCGGACGTACGATATATAAAATCTCGTATGCTCTTTTCATCTTTACACCTCCTTATGGACTTTGCGGCCAAAACATTCGTTTTGGCAAGGAATAATTTTCATTACTCACAATCAGATATTATACCAGTTAGGTTTACGAAATACAATTGTTAATGTGAGATATTCTTTTATATTTAACTATTAAATCACTCATAATATTTATCATATGAAATAATTGAATGTTTTATACGTTTAATAAATTCCTTATCACTACTCACAACATCCAATACATCTGTAGTTATATAAACAATGAAATTTTTATTATAAAAATAAAGATAATTATCTTCAGCATCTAATGATTTCATATATTGATAATAATAACGAATTACCTCAGGACTTACATTTTTAATTTCAGCAAAAATATATTCAATTAAGTCGTCCTCTTCTGTATAGTTCACTTGTTTTAGTTTAAAATCATGTTTATTCTTAAACGCATCCATATAACTTTTTAATTTTAAATTTAATATTTCTCGTGATAATCCATTAATTGAGTAACTGTCTAGATAAAAGATATGAAAGGATTCATCTTCTTTAAATAAACTTATAATAAAGTTAAAAATATATTCATTTACACAATCAAAATCGAATCTTACTCTATTTGTTTTTCTTGCATGCAGGTAAGGACTAATGTTGGTTTGACTAAGAATCAATGTTAAATGGTGTATTCATCTAGTAACCCCTCTATAAATTTATAATTATTATAAACCTACATTTAAAATTAATAAATTAAAAACTGCATCATTTAGTGATGCAGTTATTGACTAGTGTTTATACGTTAAATCTAAAGTGCACGACGTCTCCGTCTTGCATAATATAATCTTTTCCTTCTAATCGTGATTTACCCGCTTCTTTTACAGCCGCTTCACTTCCTAGTTCTACGAGATCATCGTAACTCATTACTTCCGCACGGATAAATCCTTTTTGGAAATCTGTATGGATAATTCCAGCACATTCTGGTGCAGTCATCCCTTTTTTAAACGTCCATGCGCGTACTTCTTGAACGCCCGCTGTGAAGTATGTCGCAAGTCCTAATAAGTCGTATGTTTGACGAATTAATTTATCAAGTCCTGATTCTTCAAGTCCGAGTGCTTCTAAAAATTCGTTTTTATCTTCATCGTCGAGTACTGCCATTTCTTCTTCGACACGCGCAGATACTGGTACAACTTGTGCATCTTCCGCTTTTGCGTAATCGATGATTTTCTTTAAATATTCGTTGTTTTCTAAATCAGCTAATTCATCTTCAGCAACGTTTGCCACGTATATAATTGGCTTTTGTGTTAAGAAGTTTAAATGTTTTACAACTGCTTTTTCTTCAGCTGTCAGTGAAACTGAGCGTACTGGTTTGTTTTCTTCAAGTGCGACTTTAATTTTAGTTAATACATCTGTTTCAAACATTGCGTCCTTATCTTTTTGACGTGCCATTTTTTCAACACGTGGTAAGCGTCTTTCGATGCTTTCTAAGTCAGCAAAAATTAACTCCATATTAATTACTTCGATGTCATCAATTGGATCGACTCTACCTGAAACGTGTGTAATGTTGTCGTCATCGAATGCACGAACAACCTGACAAATTGCATCTACCTCACGGATGTGAGATAAGAATTTGTTACCTAAACCTTCCCCTTTTGATGCACCTTTTACGATACCTGCGATATCTGTAAATTCAAATGCTGTTGGGACTGTCTTTTTTGGTACGACGATTTCAGTTAACTTATCAAGTCTTTCATCTGGTACGTCTACGATTCCGACGTTTGGGTCGATTGTTGCGAATGGATAGTTCGCAGCAAGTGCCCCTGCCTTAGTAATTGCGTTAAATAAAGTAGATTTACCAACGTTTGGTAATCCGACGATTCCTGCTGTTAATGCCATTATTTTCTCTCCTCAAATTAAAATTGTTTGACATGCTTTATACGTTTTATAAACTCTGGTCTCGGTAACATAATCGTACGATCACACGCTGTACATTTAATTTTGATATCTGCACCAAGACGCGTGACTTTAAATTCATTATTTCCACATGGATGTGGTTTTTTCATCTCAACAATACTGCCAAGCTGGAATTCTTTACTCATATATTTACCTCTTTACTTCTTTTCTTCATTAAATTCTACAGATGGAACACCGAGAATAATTTCGTTGTTTTTAAGAAGTGTTTGAATATTTTTACGATAATCACGTAGCACCTGGAATTGTTCCATTGGACGCGTAATAAACATAATTCTATATTGTAATTGACCACTAATGAAATCTTGAACACCGAGTAATTGTGGTGGTTCTACGATACTTTCGTTTTTCTGCCAATTTTCTTCAACATATACACTTAATAATCTTTCAATTCGACTAATATCTGTGTCAATCGGTAAGTAAAACTCTAAAAACGCAATCGAATTTTCTTTAGAAAAATTCACAACTTCTCCTATTGTACCATTTGGCACCATATACATTTCAGAGTTATAACCTAAAACTTTCGAACTTCTCAGTCCGAGGTATACGACTTGTCCTTCTGCAATTGGTGATCCTTGATTAGTAAATTTAACAAAGTCACCTTTGTCGAACTGATTTTCTAAAATGATAAAGAACCCAGTAATCATATCTTTAACTAAACTTTGTGCACCAAAACCGATTGCTAAACCAGCAATCCCTGCCCCAGCGAGCAGTGTTCCAACAGGTATGTTAAATATTTCTAATATTGTCACGACAATAACGAACCATCCAAATACCGTCACGCTATTTTGTAACATACTTAGAAGTGTTTTATTACGCTTTAAACTAATTTGTGCTTTACCAGGACGTAGCGATATTTTTTTTAGTAAGAAATTTTCGATAATCCGATTGACAATTTTTATAATAATCATCCCTAAAATGACTATAAAAATTGACCATAATACACGTTCTCCAACGTTAACCCATAGTTCTACAGATGTGATTTTTTTCCATATCGTATCTAAAAAACTCGTATCTAATGGTGTATCGATCGCTTCGACTGCCATCAACGTTAGCCAGTTTAGAATCATTTAATCCTCTCCTATTTCACTCAGTAATTTGACGAGTCGCTTGTACTCTTCAACACTCGTAAAAGATAAAACAATTTGTCCCTTTTTGCCGACTTGTTTAATATCAACATCCGTACCTAACCGTCGTTTTAAGGACTGTTCAACACGTGCGATTGGTGCGGGTTTTTCGACATATTTCTTTTCGGCTTTTTTAGTTGCTTCGAATTTACGTACAAAACGTTCTGTCTCACGAACATTCCACTTTTCATCGACAATTCGTTTAGCGATTTCTTCAATATGTAACTGATTTTTTAAACTGAGTAATGTTCGTCCGTGTGCTGTTGTTAGTTTACCATCTTGTATAAGTTGTATTACTGAATGAGGTAAATTTAATAAACGAATCATGTTCGCGATATATGATCTCGATTTACCAAGCTTTTTAGCCGTTTCTGATTGATTGAGATTCAACGTTTCCATATATTTTTTGTAACTCATCGCTTCCTCAAATGGATCTAAATCTTCACGTTGTAAGTTTTCAATTATCGCATATGTCATCATTTCTTCATCTGACATTTCTTTGACAATCGCATCGATAGTTTCTAAGTTTAACGCTTTAAACGCACGCCATCTTCTCTCTCCAGCAATTAACGTATACCCGATAACAGTTTGACGCACAATAATCGGTTGAAGTAGTCCGTTTTCTTGTATAGAAACTTTTAATGCATTTAACTCTTTTTCGTCAAAATGCAGTCTCGGCTGATATGGATTCGGTTTGATGTCAGAAACACGAATACTTTCTATACGACTCATTTCTGCATCTCTCCTACTTTTTAATTTTTATATTAATGATATACGTATCTTCATCTTCTGTTTTTTCACATAACACTTCATGACCGTGACGTTTAATTTTTTGAATTTCATTATCTAAATCATTCATGAGAAATGTCATGTCATCATTAAAGTTAATTTGCGTTTCTTTTTGTTTCAAACGGTTTTTAACGAGCTGCTCGGTATCTTTAACGGTTAAATCTTTGTCTTTTACTTTTTCTAACACTTCGTACTGCATAGCGTTATCTAAAGAAAGCATTGCCCTCGCGTGTCTTTCACTTATATCATTATTTTGTAACGCCGTTATAACGGGTGATGATAGCTTTAATAATCGTAATTTATTCGCGATAAAGGACTGACTTTTTCCAAGTGAATGCGCGAGATCCTTTTGTGTAATGTCATCCATAGATAATAAGTCTTTATATGCAAGTGCTTCTTCGTAAGGAGATAAGTCTTCACGTTGAATATTTTCAATAATCGCTATAACTGCTGCTTCTTGATCTGTAAAATAGCGAATAATCGATTCGACATTTTCAAAATGTAATGATTTTATTGCTCTAAAACGGCGTTCGCCTGCGATAATTTCATACATACCTTCTTCGATTGGTCGTAACGTAATCGGTTGAAGTAGACCATGAACTTCAATAGAATCGGCAAGTTCTTTGATCGATTTGTTATCAAATACTTTTCTCGGCTGGAATCTGTTCGGTACGATTTTTTCAACCGGTATTTTTTCAATCTTATCTTCAACGTGACGATCCGTTTTATCGAGTAGATTAAATAACTTTGAAAATGGCTTTTTCAACGTGATTCCTCCTTTACTTTACTAATGGTTTTTTATTCGGTGTACCTGGTTTTCTCGGGAAATCTCTCGGAGTTTTTCGTTTTTTATCGAATTCGATAATATAACGCTCGCTATTTTCATGTGGTAATGATAACGAGAACACTTGACTCAATTCTCCACCAAGTAATTCTAAAGCAAATTCCGCTTCTCTTAATTCTTCTTCTGCCTTTTGACCTTTTAATACGATTAAACGCCCACCTGTACGAACGAGTGGTAAACATAATTCTAGTAATACATTTAAGCGTGCAACTGCACGTGCTGTTACGATATCAAACATATGTCGTTGACCATGTTGACCGAATGTTTCTGCACGGTCATGTACTAATGTAATTTTATCTAATTTTAAGTTTGCTGTTAATTCATTTAAAAAAGTAATACGCTTTTTTAATGAATCGACAATCGTTATTTTTAAATCTGGACGAATGATTTTCATCGGTAATGAGGGGAACCCTGCACCTGCACCAACATCACAAATTGATGTACC
Above is a genomic segment from Nosocomiicoccus massiliensis containing:
- the rpsR gene encoding 30S ribosomal protein S18; amino-acid sequence: MAGPRRGGRRRRKVCYFTANGITHIDYKEVDLLKKFISERGKILPRRVTGTSAKYQRQLTTAIKRARHMGLLPFIKEEA
- the modB gene encoding molybdate ABC transporter permease subunit, whose product is MNITDMAFWTPVILSLKVASVALILAFIFGVLAARLMTKYQFKGKVVLETILMLPIVLPPTVVGFILIIVFGKKSYIGQLIHMIFDHGVLFTIYAAIIASTVVAFPLMYQSAKNGFLSIDQHIIEAARVDGNSEARIFFKIIIPLSKNLLITGAMLSFARALGEFGATLMFAGNIPGKTQTLPTAVYSAIQSGNMTLAWMWVISIITISFVMMLFIRVKEN
- the modA gene encoding molybdate ABC transporter substrate-binding protein; this translates as MKRILFLISLIFVLVLTACSNDSKQESKKETKAETITVSAAASLQDALNEVIEEYNKESDVKIDVNYGGSGALREQILKGAPVDLFISASQDDFKQVDDEGLIFEKKDYLENKLVLIRPEDGTVNSIDDLKYVSQIAIGEVETVPAGKYAKEAFTSLNLFDELESKFIYASDVRAVLTYVAQGEVDAGVVYETDAETEKDKVDIVDEFGSDTHKPIIYPIGTLSESESVKEFYDFLNSDAVLDIFKKYGFTVE
- the modA gene encoding molybdate ABC transporter substrate-binding protein — its product is MSFINKRQSIILFVLMSVTFVLVACQNNSSSNKEEPPSKDKTVEEKEEEKVKTIEPEVVTIYVRENLQEPFEEIAKNFQESHEDIILDVKYLKNDEMIDETINNDKNAIVFTTEDIVNEMIDEKLIEHKDTGVGMMDELVLFTKVDSPDIQKTSDIDEDTRIAILNPELYEEGELSKKVFEDDEFKDVSTTDNLILGDSVDDVKQDIANNNASVGVLYLSEVETDEDYHVLKRLPRNIVEPYIYKVGIIKKEELESSTRTVYSYLLSNDSLDVFSEYGYII
- the ssb gene encoding single-stranded DNA-binding protein, with amino-acid sequence MLNRVVLVGRLTRDPELRAGQSGVQVGNFTLAVNRPFTDRNGERGADFINCVVFRKQAENVKNYVQKGSLVGVDGRLQSRSYENKEGQRVYVTEVVCDSVQFLEPKNRQNSSNQASHAAESYSEPYNSGNQSYGSRPPENPFANSTGNVDISEDDLPF
- the rpsF gene encoding 30S ribosomal protein S6; translated protein: MKRAYEILYIVRPDLEEDAVKQLVECFDEVLTSNGAEIIESKEWGKRRLAYEIEDYKDGLYQIIKLDAEDSKAVDEFDRLAKISNDIIRHIVVRDEEREEK
- the ychF gene encoding redox-regulated ATPase YchF, with the translated sequence MALTAGIVGLPNVGKSTLFNAITKAGALAANYPFATIDPNVGIVDVPDERLDKLTEIVVPKKTVPTAFEFTDIAGIVKGASKGEGLGNKFLSHIREVDAICQVVRAFDDDNITHVSGRVDPIDDIEVINMELIFADLESIERRLPRVEKMARQKDKDAMFETDVLTKIKVALEENKPVRSVSLTAEEKAVVKHLNFLTQKPIIYVANVAEDELADLENNEYLKKIIDYAKAEDAQVVPVSARVEEEMAVLDDEDKNEFLEALGLEESGLDKLIRQTYDLLGLATYFTAGVQEVRAWTFKKGMTAPECAGIIHTDFQKGFIRAEVMSYDDLVELGSEAAVKEAGKSRLEGKDYIMQDGDVVHFRFNV
- a CDS encoding DUF951 domain-containing protein, whose amino-acid sequence is MSKEFQLGSIVEMKKPHPCGNNEFKVTRLGADIKIKCTACDRTIMLPRPEFIKRIKHVKQF
- a CDS encoding mechanosensitive ion channel family protein → MILNWLTLMAVEAIDTPLDTSFLDTIWKKITSVELWVNVGERVLWSIFIVILGMIIIKIVNRIIENFLLKKISLRPGKAQISLKRNKTLLSMLQNSVTVFGWFVIVVTILEIFNIPVGTLLAGAGIAGLAIGFGAQSLVKDMITGFFIILENQFDKGDFVKFTNQGSPIAEGQVVYLGLRSSKVLGYNSEMYMVPNGTIGEVVNFSKENSIAFLEFYLPIDTDISRIERLLSVYVEENWQKNESIVEPPQLLGVQDFISGQLQYRIMFITRPMEQFQVLRDYRKNIQTLLKNNEIILGVPSVEFNEEKK
- a CDS encoding ParB/RepB/Spo0J family partition protein; its protein translation is MSRIESIRVSDIKPNPYQPRLHFDEKELNALKVSIQENGLLQPIIVRQTVIGYTLIAGERRWRAFKALNLETIDAIVKEMSDEEMMTYAIIENLQREDLDPFEEAMSYKKYMETLNLNQSETAKKLGKSRSYIANMIRLLNLPHSVIQLIQDGKLTTAHGRTLLSLKNQLHIEEIAKRIVDEKWNVRETERFVRKFEATKKAEKKYVEKPAPIARVEQSLKRRLGTDVDIKQVGKKGQIVLSFTSVEEYKRLVKLLSEIGED
- a CDS encoding ParB/RepB/Spo0J family partition protein yields the protein MKKPFSKLFNLLDKTDRHVEDKIEKIPVEKIVPNRFQPRKVFDNKSIKELADSIEVHGLLQPITLRPIEEGMYEIIAGERRFRAIKSLHFENVESIIRYFTDQEAAVIAIIENIQREDLSPYEEALAYKDLLSMDDITQKDLAHSLGKSQSFIANKLRLLKLSSPVITALQNNDISERHARAMLSLDNAMQYEVLEKVKDKDLTVKDTEQLVKNRLKQKETQINFNDDMTFLMNDLDNEIQKIKRHGHEVLCEKTEDEDTYIINIKIKK
- the rsmG gene encoding 16S rRNA (guanine(527)-N(7))-methyltransferase RsmG; this encodes MTREEFISYLKDEGIEVTDYQLEQFDIYFKMLVEWNEKMNLTAITDEEEVYEKHFYDSITPLFFLDIEEGTSICDVGAGAGFPSLPMKIIRPDLKITIVDSLKKRITFLNELTANLKLDKITLVHDRAETFGQHGQRHMFDIVTARAVARLNVLLELCLPLVRTGGRLIVLKGQKAEEELREAEFALELLGGELSQVFSLSLPHENSERYIIEFDKKRKTPRDFPRKPGTPNKKPLVK